GCGAACGCCGCCGATCGTAAACGGCTTGAAACGTTGATGACGGAAAGCAAGGCTTGTAATCGCGAGGCGAACGCCGCTTTTCGCAAATACGACAAAAAACGCGCGATACTCTTGAGAAACAAAGCGCAGTTCGATCAGTTGCGCGAGCGGGTGGAGAGCGATCGCTTGGCTGGTAAAAATTCGCCGTTGGCGTTTGTCGAGCGCTATAACCGCTATATCGAAGAGATGAAAAACGCGCGCGCGCTCAAAGAGGAGTGGGAGAGCGCGCAAAGCAAGCAAGAGGAGTTGCAAGACGAATTGAGCTTGATTCAAAACCGCGTGCTAAACGCCGTTGTGATCAACAAGGATATATGGCGCAATTACAACGAAATCCGTTTTCGCCTGCTCAGTCCGCCAAAAGAGCTGCTTTTCGTGCCGAAAGAGAATAGCCGCGCCGGAGAGATTAGGCTGGAGATTAGCGGCGTGGAAGATTACGCGATCAAGGCGATAGAGTGATTAGCGCGATCGAAGGCGAGATTATCGCTAAAGAGCCAAACTATTGCGATATTATGACCTCCTGCGGCGTGGCGTATAGAGCTTTTATCTCGCTAAACACATACGCGGCGCTCGATAAGGCGCGCGCGCGACTGCTGACCTCGTTGATCTCGCGCGAGGACTCTATGACCTTATACGGCTTTGCGAGCGAAGCCGAACGCGCTTTGTTCGAGGTTCTAATAAAGGTAAGCGGCGTGGGACCAAAGAGCGCGATAGCGATTTTATCGACTTTCACGCCCGCGCAATTTGCGGAGGCGATCGCAAACGGCGACGAGCGGCTTTTGACCAGAGCGCCCGGCGTCGGCAAAAAAAGCGCCGGCTTGATGATTGTGCAACTCGGCGGCAGCCTAAGCAAAATAAGCGGCGGCGGCGAAAGCGCGGCTGGCAAAGCGGCGCAGGCGTTAGAAACGTTGGGATTTAATCCGCGCGAGATCGCGCAAGCGCTGGCGAAGTGCGCGTCCTCCGACGTCTCAAGCCTCGTTAAGGAGGCGCTTAAATTACTGAAAAAGTCCTAAAGCCGCTCTAGCGGGCGTCGAAAAGAGAAGTTGGCGCGTTGTTTCGCGTAGGCTGGCGCGGCGATCGCGGCTATTTACGCGCGAAGCGATGCGCTACTTTTGCGCGATAACCGCAAAGCGTAGCCGCAAATTTGCAA
The Helicobacteraceae bacterium genome window above contains:
- the ruvA gene encoding Holliday junction branch migration protein RuvA is translated as MISAIEGEIIAKEPNYCDIMTSCGVAYRAFISLNTYAALDKARARLLTSLISREDSMTLYGFASEAERALFEVLIKVSGVGPKSAIAILSTFTPAQFAEAIANGDERLLTRAPGVGKKSAGLMIVQLGGSLSKISGGGESAAGKAAQALETLGFNPREIAQALAKCASSDVSSLVKEALKLLKKS